A window of the Lactuca sativa cultivar Salinas chromosome 5, Lsat_Salinas_v11, whole genome shotgun sequence genome harbors these coding sequences:
- the LOC128126187 gene encoding uncharacterized protein LOC128126187, giving the protein METVHDFDTIDVELDEFFKHKQRSRCKDEFLNTVTDEALDECTIPEINLNDFEGMSEDEAPQEKQSDSEGDDEDKLQFQYSTHDSKVKWNNMKPVLGERYESPHQQKLCLKNYSISRDYPIRFKKCDSVRLVVVCASDLEKFQCPFVVRASWMSTKRSFQIKKMVEQHTRVRNFRSANLMDPTWIARQFLKEMIRKPNLKFKEMQAIIQIRFHCKVSWSKCYRAKCRAISLIDGKLSDHYVKVWDYAHELLRSNPGSTIQIFVTVNPDNTITFHRVYTCFKAIKEGWKVGCRRVIGLDGSFLKGQCKGELLTAIGRDANNHVYPIAWAVVENENKPNWQWFLELLHDDLELQGGLDLCVISDQHKLYANFRKVFSGIEFKNMFWTVAKSTVEGDFKLNMEKIREVNPTAYDHLMAKEHKSWCMAFF; this is encoded by the exons ATGGAGACCGTACATGACTTCGATACCATTGACGTGGAATTGGATGAGTTTTTCAAACACAAACAAAGAAGTCGATGCAAAGATGAGTTCCTAAATACTGTCACAGACGAAGCGCTTGACGAATGCACCATACCTGAGATAAACCTAAATGATTTTGAAGGAATGTCGGAAGATGAAGCACCACAGGAGAAACAGAGTGATAGTGAAGGTGACGATGAAGACAAATTGCAATTTCAATATTCAACCCATGATTCGAAGGTGAAATGGAACAATATGAAGCCAGTTCTTGGAGAGAGGTATGAATCACCACACCAACAAAAGCTTTGTTTGAAAAACTACTCTATAAGTAGGGATTATCCAATTAGGTTCAAGAAATGTGATAGTGTAAGGCTCGTGGTTGTATGTGCAAGTGACCTTGAGAAATTTCAATGTCCCTTTGTTGTAAGGGCATCATGGATGAGCACTAAAAGATCATTCCAAATCAAAAAAATGGTTGAGCAACATACCCGTGTTAGGAATTTCCGTAGTGCTAATCTTATGGATCCCACATGGATAGCTAGGCAGTTTCTGAAGGAGATGATTAGGAAACCAAATCTAAAATTTAAGGAAATGCAAGCTATTATTCAAATCAGGTTCCATTGCAAGGTTTCATGGTCAAAATGTTATAGAGCAAAGTGTAGGGCAATTTCTTTAATAGATGGAAAGTTGAGTGATCACTATGTAAAAGTTTGGGATTATGCACATGAACTGTTGAGGTCTAATCCAGGGAGTACAATTCAAATATTTGTCACTGTAAACCCTGATAACACTATTACTTTCCATAGAGTGTATACATGTTTTAAGGCTATCAAAGAAGGATGGAAAGTTGGTTGTCGAAGAGTTATAGGGCTTGATGGGAGTTTTTTGAAAGGACAATGTAAAGGTGAGCTGCTAACTGCCATAGGGAGGGATGCAAATAACCATGTGTATCCCATTGCTTGGGCAGTAGTTGAAAATGAGAACAAGCCCAACTGGCAATGGTTCTTGGAACTATTACATGATGACCTGGAATTACAAGGAGGCTTGGATTTGTGTGTTATTTCTGATCAACACAAG TTGTATGCAAATTTCAGAAAGGTCTTCAGTGGTATAGAGTTCAAGAATATGTTTTGGACAGTTGCCAAGTCAACTGTTGAAGGAGACTTCAAATTGAATATGGAGAAGATCAGAGAAGTCAATCCTACTGCTTATGATCATTTGATGGCAAAGGAGCATAAATCTTGGTGCATGGCATTTTTTTAA